In a single window of the Elaeis guineensis isolate ETL-2024a chromosome 6, EG11, whole genome shotgun sequence genome:
- the LOC105047032 gene encoding LOW QUALITY PROTEIN: uncharacterized protein (The sequence of the model RefSeq protein was modified relative to this genomic sequence to represent the inferred CDS: inserted 1 base in 1 codon) yields the protein MYRTSIASVLKSTSTPKASFSGCGTTLLLTTSFSSFQTLASPXPPPPPPLPPISNSLPSLLPLSLNPSNTTVDLICSRLKHHHHHHHNHQPIPPLHLKQEAHLLPYLGPQDISRVLLRSQSLPLPSFHFFRWAQSHLTPPPAPDSYCILAHILTWSRRFSHALQILAQLLQTHPHLDAFQALVASSAAGCNWDPAVFGMLVKVQVKLGRIADALDTCRRAIHLGFAPDANAFNCLLNSLVRSNRLGRCWDVYGEMRRIGVSPNSYTFNILIHALCRGEEDAGKAREFLEEMELEGFDPDVVTYNTLIDGYCTRGRLDDAFYLYRIMYRRRVEPDLVSYTVLMNGLCRYRKVVEAHQLFNRMLQRGLSPDGYSYGVLIQGYCKEGRTREMRSLLQEMISDGFMPDSFTCRVIVEGHVKCGRLLPCLNLIAQLRKLGVVISFDVYQCLLEALCMEKRPNAARNLVSWLLDDGHEPTLEIYNLLIDSFCNCDGISEGFDLKNEMIDRCIRPDRDMYRILISCLCRLGRILEGECLMMEMIEFGLKPDSAICSALVCGCCKERDFIKAESLLKYFAERFQIYDNKCYNALIRLYCEERQMSETLELQDRMVKLGFVPNGETCKSLIYGLSRSHSCG from the exons ATGTACCGGACATCCATCGCAAGTGTATTGAAGTCCACCTCCACTCCCAAAGCCTCCTTCTCTGGGTGTGGAACAACACTTCTCCTCACCACATCTTTCTCTTCCTTCCAAACACTTGCATCCc atcctcctcctcctcctccactgcCACCCATCTCCAACTCCCTCCCctcgctcctccctctctccctcaaCCCTTCCAACACCACCGTCGACCTCATCTGCTCCCGTCTCaagcatcatcatcatcatcatcacaaCCACCAACCCATCCCCCCTCTCCATTTAAAACAGGAAGCCCACCTCCTCCCTTATCTCGGCCCCCAAGATATCTCTCGCGTCCTCCTCCGCTCCCAGTCCCTCCCCCTCCCCTCCTTCCACTTCTTCCGATGGGCCCAATCCCATCTCACCCCGCCCCCCGCCCCCGACAGCTACTGCATCCTTGCCCACATCCTCACCTGGTCCCGCCGCTTCTCCCACGCCCTCCAAATCCTCGCCCAGCTCCTCCAAACCCACCCCCACCTCGACGCCTTCCAAGCCCTCGTCGCCTCCTCCGCCGCCGGCTGCAACTGGGATCCCGCCGTCTTCGGCATGCTCGTCAAGGTCCAGGTCAAGCTCGGCAGAATCGCCGACGCCCTCGACACCTGCCGCCGGGCCATCCACCTCGGCTTCGCCCCGGACGCTAATGCCTTCAACTGCCTCCTAAACTCCCTGGTGAGATCCAATCGCCTTGGCCGCTGCTGGGATGTCTATGGGGAGATGAGGAGGATCGGAGTCTCCCCCAACTCGTACACgttcaatatacttatccatgcgCTGTGCCGCGGCGAGGAGGACGCTGGCAAGGCGAGGGAGTTCTTGGAGGAGATGGAGTTGGAAGGGTTCGATCCCGATGTGGTCACGTACAATACTCTGATCGACGGGTACTGCACGAGGGGCAGATTGGACGACGCCTTCTATCTGTACCGGATCATGTACCGCAGACGGGTCGAGCCTGATTTGGTCTCCTACACGGTTCTGATGAATGGGCTGTGCAGGTATCGGAAGGTGGTGGAGGCGCACCAGTTGTTCAACAGAATGCTTCAGAGAGGTTTGAGCCCGGATGGCTACTCGTACGGTGTTCTTATCCAAGGTTACTGTAAAGAAGGTCGAACGAGGGAGATGAGGTCGTTGCTGCAGGAGATGATTTCGGACGGTTTTATGCCGGATAGCTTCACTTGCAGAGTGATCGTGGAAGGACATGTAAAGTGTGGGAGATTGCTTCCTTGTCTGAACTTAATTGCGCAGCTCAGGAAGCTTGGGGTTGTTATCTCATTTGATGTGTATCAATGCCTTTTGGAAGCGCTGTGCATGGAGAAGAGGCCTAATGCGGCGAGGAATCTGGTGAGTTGGTTGCTAGATGATGGGCATGAGCCCACTCTAGAGATTTATAACTTGCTTATCGATTCCTTTTGCAATTGTGATGGTATATCAGAGGGTTttgatttaaagaatgaaatgatTGACAGATGTATCAGGCCTGATCGGGATATGTATCGGATCCTTATAAGCTGCCTTTGTAGATTAGGTAGAATTTTGGAGGGTGAATGCTTGATGATGGAGATGATTGAGTTCGGTCTTAAGCCAGATTCTGCTATATGTTCTGCCTTGGTTTGTGGGTGCTGCAAGGAAAGAGATTTTATTAAAGCAGAATCACTCCTGAAGTACTTTGCAGAAAGGTTTCAGATTTATGACAACAAATGTTACAATGCTCTAATAAGGCTATACTGTGAGGAGAGGCAGATGAGTGAGACATTGGAGCTGCAGGACAGGATGGTTAAACTGGGTTTTGTGCCGAATGGGGAGACATGCAAGTCTTTGATCTATGGACTATCAAGAAGTCATAGTTGTGGATAA
- the LOC105047031 gene encoding AP-1 complex subunit mu-2 → MAGAVSALFFLDIKGRVLVWRDYRGDVSALQAERVFTKLIEKEADPESHSPVVFDNGVTYMFIQHNNLFLMTAARQNCNAASILLFLHRVVDVFKHYFEELEEESLRDNFVVVYELLDEMMDFGYPQYTEAKILSEFIKTDAYRMEVTQRPPMAVTNAVSWRSEGIRYKKNEVFLDVVESVNILVNSNGQIIRSDVVGALKMRTYLSGMPECKLGLNDRVLLEAQGRATKGKAIDLDDIKFHQCVRLARFENDRTISFVPPDGSFDLMTYRLSTQVKPLIWVDAQIERHSRSRIEIMVKARSQFKERSTATNVEIELPVPSDAINPNVRTSLGSAAYAPENDALVWKIKSFPGSKEYMLRAEFSLPSITAEEATPEKKAPIRVKFEIPYFTVSGIQVRYLKIIEKSGYQALPWVRYITMAGEYELRLI, encoded by the exons ATGGCGGGCGCCGTCTCGGCGCTGTTCTTCCTCGACATCAAGGGCCGGGTCCTTGTGTGGCGGGACTACCGCGGCGACGTCTCTGCCCTCCAGGCCGAGCGCGTCTTCACCAAACTCATCGAGAAGGAG GCGGATCCAGAGTCTCACTCTCCTGTGGTGTTCGATAATGGAGTAACGTATATGTTCATACAGCACAACAACTTGTTCCTGATGACGGCAGCGAGGCAGAACTGCAATGCCGCCAGCATTCTTCTGTTTCTGCACCGTGTTGTCGAT GTTTTTAAACATTATTTCGAAGAGTTGGAGGAGGAATCTTTAAGAGATAATTTTGTTGTTGTG TATGAGTTACTTGATGAAATGATGGACTTTGGGTACCCACAATACACAGAAGCTAAGATTCTTAGCGAATTTATAAAGACAGATGCATACAGGATGGAAGTTACACAGAGGCCTCCAATGGCTGTTACAAATGCAGTGTCTTGGCGTAGTGAAGGGATACGGTACAAGAAAAATGAA GTGTTTTTGGATGTGGTGGAAAGTGTAAATATTCTTGTAAACAGCAATGGACAAATTATTCGTTCAGATGTAGTTGGGGCATTGAAAATGAGAACATACCTGAG TGGAATGCCTGAGTGTAAACTTGGGCTAAACGACAGGGTACTTTTGGAAGCTCAAGGTCGAGCAACAAAGGGGAAAGCCATAGATCTGGATGACATCAAGTTTCATCA GTGTGTGCGTTTGGCTCGATTTGAGAATGATAGGACTATATCCTTTGTACCACCAGATGGGTCTTTTGATCTGATGACGTACAGACTGAGTACTCAG GTAAAACCTTTAATTTGGGTAGATGCTCAAATTGAGAGACATTCGAGAAGTCGTATAGAGATAATGGTAAAGGCAAGAAGTCAATTTAAGGAACGAAG CACTGCAACAAACGTGGAAATTGAGCTGCCTGTGCCTTCAGATGCCATCAATCCTAATGTGCGGACTTCCTTGGGTTCTGCTGCATATGCACCTGAAAATGACGCATTGGTctggaaaataaaatcttttcctGGTAGCAAG GAGTATATGTTGAGGGCAGAATTTAGTCTTCCTAGTATTACTGCAGAAGAGGCGACACCTGAGAAAAAGGCTCCCATACGTGTGAAGTTTGAAATTCCATATTTTACTGTATCTGGAATACAG GTCCGGTACCTGAAGATCATTGAGAAGAGTGGATACCAGGCCCTGCCATGGGTGCGATACATCACAATGGCCGGCGAGTACGAACTGAGACTTATCTAG